TTTTAGTCAGCTGGGTCATGAACTCCCGCTCGCTCTGTGTCGGGGGCGTGCTGGCGAGTTTCAGCAGATCTGTGGCCTCGGGGCACCGTCGACAGACCTCTTCTTGAGCCAGCAGGATCTGCAGCAGTAGCGCTCGTGATACCACATCATTTTTCTCGGTTCCAGAAATGTGAGCGAGCTTGAGAGCGATCCGCAGACCTCTCTGGATCACCTGGGGCCGGACATCCTGGGCGATTTTGTTATTCTGGAAGGCGTCAACGTAGGCAGCACAAATCTCCATGTACACGTCGTGGGCAGCGTCCGGGTAGTTGAGCATCTCGTAGATCTCTGCCAGTTTGAGCTGGATGCCTGTGTATTCGTCCGACAAGGGAGACAGGCCTTgggcctcggcctccatAAGTGCCTCAATGTAATACTTGACGGCCTCCGGGAGGTTTTGGCCGCCAAAGCTTTCGCTCTCGGCCTTGAGCGCCTTTCGCAGAATGGTGGCGACTTCCGGGGTGAAGGTGTGTCGAGGGTAGAAGTACCATGTTGTGAAGCCGGAGATGGCTGCCAGGAGGAGCAAGATAGTTCTAAACCGGACCTTGGAGACGGGCTCGGCCACGAGGATTCGTCCTGCAGCTCCggagggaggaggggggGTTTCGCCGTTCTGGAAGTACGATTTGGGGCCACTTGAGGACGACCCACTGGGCTCGGGGGGAATGTCGCCCTTCTGGAAATTGGTCTTGGGAGGCACGGCGTAGTTTCGGACCATGATTGGCGGCATGGCCCGGCGGATCGGAATAGCCCTCAGCTGAGCGACTCGCGATAATCGGAgcattgtgtgttttggCGATGGCGTTGTAGCACGATACTTGtgtatacaagtattttCGAGAACCGATATTGGGTGGAATCTAACAGACTCTGATCGTGCATCTCCTATGCAAACGGAAGAGTTGCTGGTGGCGGGCGTAGCGGGGCAATGGGGGGCAATAACGGGAGTATTTAGCGGTTGTGCGGGCAGTACGGTATTTTAGGGGAGCTCAGATGGTTTATATTGGGTTTTGTCTGGTCAAAATCACGTCTTTAtgcaagtacttgtagagtaTTGTAGTTGGAGGGAAGATACTTGTATAATCAACTAATTTAGGTAGTGCAATTTGTGAGCATTTTGGCAAGCAGTTGGAACCTTGATGAGTCATCTGAATTGATCATTTGgttacaagtatgtacgtGTAGTTGTAGGTGTACTTATACTGAcgcacttgtacctgtacacTGACTATCTACGAGTGACCCCTTCTACTCCTCCGTTCCATGTATGCCAATATTTCAGCTgaagctacagtatttacatacatactgtataaCCTCTCACTTCGAAGTCAGTAGACCTACTGTGACAGATGAACAGATTGACGTGAAGATTTTCGTGTGAAGATTTTTGTGTGTagattatatatattccGAGGAAAAGACCTGAATCAAACAACCGGCCCAACAAGGACAGCTGTTATTTCCCCTTTTTTGTATATATCAGCCTACGCTGAGTTGCATCATCTGTAGCAGGCGCTTAAGCTGCCTCAGCGCGATATTGTGAGACAGACTGCGAGCATgatgagtacagtagtggaGATACCGTGGAACGGGTGGTTAGAGGGaaacagagacacaaaagTAGTCCGTATTGATTTGCTCGAGCTTCTATTATCGTGATATTCACACATCTCCTATCGATAACCAACACGAAACTTGACCACCACCGCAAAGCTCAAAAAATCCAACAAAAAATCCAACTAAAAGTTCACCAAAACTTGCCAAATCCAACTAACCTTAATGCAAATAAAGGCGGTAGAAATGGGAGTTTTTCCATTCTGGTCCAATTGATGAGTTAAAAGAAATTCAAATTAAAGTACAAATTTCGAAAGAATGATGCAAATTCGACTCTCAAAGATTGTGAGATAATGAATATTGCCTCGGATATACTGCACTCGCTCGTAGGACTAGGGTTGATCGACTCGAGTCTTCTCAATCTAATGATTTCACAGGGTTAGGACAAGTCCACTGTGCCCAGACCTATTCCAATAAACACCCACAATCAACTAATCATTAAACCAACAagttacaagtagcagACTCGGAGATATGTACATGAACTAATTATAAAACACATCCTAAATCGAACATAATACAATACGCCTCGAAGATGAATCAATCGACTTTTACCAATTAATCCAATTAATCGAATTTTTCGAATTAATCCGCACGCCCTTCTCTGCCCATGACATAGTTTTTCCGGATCTTCGGTATGCTTCCTTTTGTTCTATTTCTGCCCGTCTTTTTTTCCGGCTGAGCCGCTCCTCCCTCCCGCTGGACCGCGAGATGCACACGATGGTGCTGAAGTGGCGAGtctgctacttgtacttgtagtacacCTTCCTGCAAGTGATTTATAAGCAGAAAGTCGGAATCGCGGCTGTACCACCACCGCACAGATTACATAAGCTACATTCCCCCCCAAAGCCCCGACTGTCTCAGCAATATTGAATGAGTCAACACTTCCCCTCTCACCAATATCTTTTCCCCTCAACCGCACGCTACCAGGTGGATCTTGTCCCTTGTCTTCCATAGCAACAATTTGAGTTTGTCATTTTTCACTCAAAGAGGGAGGAGACAGAGAGGCGTGTCTTGAGGACACAATCGTCTCCAACAGCCACAATTCCAACGGCAGCGGGAAACCAACCAGATGGCCGTACTCGCCGCACCGCCAGCTCCACGCCAGTCCTGCTCCACAGCCAAAAAGCCCCCGTGGCAACCAAATATGTCACCCAGTGCATGTGGCCGCCATTTCCAAGCCGCACAAACGGACCGCATTCGCCGTGAACAGTTGCCTTTTGGGGACGGGGCAACAAAGGGAATTAGTCAcggaggtggtggcggCAAAAAAACCTGGCAAAAATCGCAAAACGCAAAATGGCGTGCCAAAGGGTATATATCCGTGTCACAGTCGGAGTGCAAAAGTTTTCCTCATCCTCAATCGCCTCTTGTCGTCGACTTTTTGAACTCGCCAGCAACAAGAACCCGTCGGAAACGCCGTTGATTAAGTATTTTCTGAGAAAGACAAGCTTATCGCCCTGacaccagcttctcgacTTTTTAAGAATTCACTGAGTCAagtccatcaccaccagaCAATCGAAAATCGTCACTGAGTCCACCCACCGAGCACTGAGTAACGAGTCACAAAGAGAGCGTCCCCAACTCTATTTTGCATTCCATTTTTGGCCAACCCTAATCAACAAAAAGCTTAAGTTGGAATTCCCACATTTGGAAAAACCCTAAACATTAAGCAACATCCTTTTTCggacaaccccaaccctaATCAACCCCCCAAGCCTAACTCCGCAACCCCCACCATGAGTCTATCTGCCTTGCGTCGAATCGGACAACTTAGACATCACTTCACCAGTGCAGTGCCAATTGTGTCTTCCACTTCTCCCACTACACAACCgttcaacaccaacaccctCGCAAAACACATCCACACCACCCCGTACGCTCTCAAAAACAAAATGACCGACATTACCATGATCCCCGGCCCCATTGAGTTCGACCCCGAGGTCCTCTCAGCCATGTCGCACCAGTCGGTGGCCCACAACTCTCCCCAGTTTGTGGAGGTGTTTGGCTCCGTGCTCACCGATCTGCGGGCTCTGTTCAAGTCCACCGACCCCAAGGCCCAGCCCTTTGTCATTGCTGGCGGAGGAACCCTCGGCTGGGAGATTGTTGGAGCCAACCTTCTCAAGCGAGATGACAAGGCTCTGGTCATTTCTACCGGATTCTTTTCCGACGCCTTCGCCGACTGCCTCAAGGTCTTCTGCGACCACGTCGACGTCATCTCTGCCCCCGCTGGCGAGGCCCCCTCTCTCGGTGAGATCGAGACCGccctcaagaaggagaagtaCAACCTCATCACCCTGACCCACGTCGACACCTCTTCCGGAGTCGTGATCGACATCAAGGCCATCTCCGAGCTCGTCCACAAGGTCTCTCCTGACACGCTCGTTGTCGTGGACGGTGTCTGCTCCGTCGGAGTTGAGCCCATCTCCTTTGACGACTGGGGATTGGACTTTGTGCTCACCGCCCCCCAGAAGGCCATTGGTGCCCCTGCCGgcctctccatctccatggcCTCCCCCCGAGCCGTTGCCAAGGTTGAGTCTCTCGAGAAGATCCCCGTCTACTTTGGCAACCTCAAGAAATGGCTGCCTATCATGCAGGCCTACGAGGCCCGAAAGCCCGCCTACTTCTCCACCCCCGCCGTGCAGAACGTGTACGCCCTGCAGGTTGCCCTCAAGCAGATTCTTCACAACGGTATCTCGCTGGACCAGCGTTTCGAGAACCACAAGCAGGTCtccgacaagatcaagaagcagatcaACGACTGGGGTCTCGAGATTATCGCCAAGCCCGGTCTCGGCGCTCACGGCCTCACTTGCATCTACCTCCCCGAGGGCGTGACTCTCCCCGACTTTCTCCCCAAGGTTGCCGCTAAGGGCGTGACTCTGGCCGGCGGTCTGTTCAAGGGCATCAACACAAAGTACTTCCGATTCGGCCACATGGGTGTTTCTGCCGTCGACCCCAAGCGGGATGATGTTGACCGAactctcaaggccatccACGACTCTCTTGTCGAGGCTGGTTACAAGTGCTAAAACTATCGAACGTGACGAGATAGTTTGAATGCGAGACATTGGAGAGCGGCGGCCGCCAACTCTCTCCAATGGGAACGACGTatagtatatatagattGAAGACGATGTTTGTAATATTTACTGATTGTGTACGGTAAGTACCGGTGCAACCATGCCGATTGTAGTAGTGTAAGTAGTGTAAACGATGATATGGAGCAGGGTGGAGAGGGGTGGACAAGAGGTACTGAacgagtgcgagtacgagtccGTTTCTAAAGCCGTTTTTCTAAAGTTGGTAACTTCAGAGACTTACAGATGCTggttacttgtacgacTGCTCATAAGCCCAGGGGTACAAGAACTTGTAGATGGCCTCTCTGACGCCAATATTCTCTGTAGCAACGCACCAGCTCGGACTTTTCTGTGTGTTTTCCCAGTTGTAACGCTCAATTGGGTTGAAATGACCAGATAACAGGCCGATGGAACGTCTCGCGAGGTGCCATAACTCCTCAAAGCCCCACGGTCTCCACTTGTCATGCCCACAACCACTCCCAAACGCGTCCTCAGGCTGGAACCTAAACACGAAAACACTATACCTATACGCCACACGTCTAACCACAGACTGATTTCCCCGACCACCAATGTTGGAACCCGGCCA
This genomic interval from Yarrowia lipolytica chromosome 1E, complete sequence contains the following:
- a CDS encoding uncharacterized protein (Compare to YALI0E16621g, similar to Saccharomyces cerevisiae YKL133C and YMR115W; ancestral locus Anc_2.433, weakly similar to uniprot|Q04472 Saccharomyces cerevisiae YMR115w), with protein sequence MLRLSRVAQLRAIPIRRAMPPIMVRNYAVPPKTNFQKGDIPPEPSGSSSSGPKSYFQNGETPPPPSGAAGRILVAEPVSKVRFRTILLLLAAISGFTTWYFYPRHTFTPEVATILRKALKAESESFGGQNLPEAVKYYIEALMEAEAQGLSPLSDEYTGIQLKLAEIYEMLNYPDAAHDVYMEICAAYVDAFQNNKIAQDVRPQVIQRGLRIALKLAHISGTEKNDVVSRALLLQILLAQEEVCRRCPEATDLLKLASTPPTQSEREFMTQLTKSASHARLLRASGNYDAWMPFRDELIAARDVLTTHNLSDALANVALREKQITYQIMLASGCGVGDLLLAQANLASMFYLMSEQLEVIVHTAEKNEGTTIKADTGGEIPLDTMKTSSNNALARSESCYKRVLKAIPSLEPDVRRTKEVEEAQALCTYGVGVIAIKKGDYEEAKDKLREARTRAKGSGFDDLVEAADGELNKVDGLARKALKQNEPDSKDKVANSKESKKPSIDEIHDVIAHEVSELDAGKKK
- a CDS encoding uncharacterized protein (Compare to YALI0E16643g, similar to Saccharomyces cerevisiae AGX1 (YFL030W); ancestral locus Anc_8.37, similar to uniprot|P43567 Saccharomyces cerevisiae YFL030w), with amino-acid sequence MSLSALRRIGQLRHHFTSAVPIVSSTSPTTQPFNTNTLAKHIHTTPYALKNKMTDITMIPGPIEFDPEVLSAMSHQSVAHNSPQFVEVFGSVLTDLRALFKSTDPKAQPFVIAGGGTLGWEIVGANLLKRDDKALVISTGFFSDAFADCLKVFCDHVDVISAPAGEAPSLGEIETALKKEKYNLITLTHVDTSSGVVIDIKAISELVHKVSPDTLVVVDGVCSVGVEPISFDDWGLDFVLTAPQKAIGAPAGLSISMASPRAVAKVESLEKIPVYFGNLKKWLPIMQAYEARKPAYFSTPAVQNVYALQVALKQILHNGISLDQRFENHKQVSDKIKKQINDWGLEIIAKPGLGAHGLTCIYLPEGVTLPDFLPKVAAKGVTLAGGLFKGINTKYFRFGHMGVSAVDPKRDDVDRTLKAIHDSLVEAGYKC